In Rubrivirga marina, the following are encoded in one genomic region:
- a CDS encoding glycosyltransferase family 2 protein, with protein sequence MTIAVAICTRDRAPILMETLAHLRARLGESPEGVEVLLVDNGSTDATPEVAERVADWPAFRAVEEERPGLSHARNRARHATEADWVVYLDDDAFVWDTWLDALCEAVAQPGVVLVGGPIAPRFEAEPPPWFDPDSVRRTFGPEGPLSDAAAREGFSGGNLAVRRAALDAVGGFDPGLGMIAGRLGLGEETELANRLVERYGNATWHAPRMGIDHLEPAWKQRPGYVARRAFVNGRQAWRYVGGGRGRKAGFSALKAAKQVATGLARLPLAVVRPRALHGALRGLATGAGALVGVGAALRGGGR encoded by the coding sequence ATGACGATCGCCGTCGCCATCTGCACCCGCGACCGAGCGCCGATCCTCATGGAGACGCTCGCCCACCTCCGCGCCCGCCTCGGGGAGTCGCCGGAGGGGGTCGAGGTCCTCCTCGTCGACAACGGCTCGACCGACGCCACGCCCGAGGTCGCGGAGCGCGTCGCCGACTGGCCCGCGTTCCGGGCGGTGGAGGAAGAACGGCCCGGCCTCAGCCACGCCCGCAACCGCGCCCGCCACGCCACCGAGGCCGACTGGGTCGTCTACCTCGACGACGACGCGTTCGTGTGGGACACGTGGCTCGACGCCCTCTGCGAGGCCGTCGCCCAGCCGGGCGTCGTGCTCGTGGGGGGCCCCATCGCGCCGCGGTTCGAGGCCGAGCCGCCGCCGTGGTTCGACCCCGACTCGGTCCGCCGCACGTTCGGGCCGGAGGGGCCGCTCTCGGATGCGGCGGCGCGCGAGGGATTCTCGGGGGGCAATCTCGCCGTCCGCCGCGCCGCGCTCGACGCCGTCGGCGGGTTCGACCCCGGCCTCGGGATGATCGCGGGCCGGCTCGGGCTGGGGGAGGAGACGGAACTCGCGAACCGCCTGGTCGAGCGCTACGGCAACGCGACGTGGCACGCGCCGCGGATGGGCATCGACCATCTGGAGCCAGCATGGAAGCAGCGTCCGGGCTACGTCGCGCGGCGGGCGTTCGTCAACGGCCGGCAGGCGTGGCGCTACGTCGGCGGCGGGCGCGGGCGGAAGGCCGGATTCAGCGCGCTCAAGGCGGCGAAGCAGGTGGCGACGGGGCTCGCGCGGCTGCCCCTGGCGGTCGTCCGGCCGCGGGCGCTCCACGGTGCGCTGCGGGGACTGGCGACCGGGGCGGGCGCGCTCGTGGGCGTGGGTGCCGCGTTACGGGGCGGAGGGCGGTAG
- a CDS encoding polysaccharide pyruvyl transferase family protein, with product MSDSTPLRVAITNVTLGNGGDAAILLGVERALRAALPPFEMTLFETQPEVARKAFPQYDIETGLASVAWPQIARGIPARARRAARWLERRPRLVAAARAWRAGRHGLARALAGPDGAGPFEAVATADVVVSTGGTYFVPAYWLGPRYLEFDVLHALGQPYALYTQSVGPFDTMPKSRLKRIFEGARVTLLRGQRSKDFVDEIAPATRAIVRADAAFALAEADQLAAARERTWPERPTVAISVRDWPHFTTKDAAEGMATYKASVAAAATHLVRQHGARVRFLSTCQGRPKYRFDDSAVALDIVGLLDADVREAVEVDREARDPYAIRDAYAEADLVIATRMHAAILALAAGTPVLGIAYEFKTEELLEELGVEGWTEDIETVTPDRLVARVDRVLAELPETRARLFDGVERMRQSAMESGALVAEAFADRIAAATRRG from the coding sequence ATGTCCGACTCGACCCCGCTCCGCGTCGCCATCACCAACGTGACGCTCGGCAACGGCGGCGACGCCGCGATCCTGCTCGGCGTCGAGCGCGCGCTCCGGGCGGCGCTGCCGCCGTTCGAGATGACGCTCTTCGAGACGCAGCCCGAGGTCGCCCGGAAGGCGTTCCCGCAGTACGACATCGAGACGGGGCTGGCCAGCGTGGCGTGGCCGCAGATCGCGAGGGGCATCCCGGCCCGCGCCCGCCGAGCGGCCCGCTGGCTCGAGCGCCGGCCGCGCCTCGTCGCCGCCGCGAGGGCGTGGAGGGCCGGCCGCCACGGCCTCGCCCGCGCGCTCGCCGGGCCCGACGGCGCCGGCCCGTTCGAGGCCGTCGCCACCGCCGACGTCGTCGTGAGCACGGGGGGGACCTACTTCGTGCCGGCCTACTGGCTCGGCCCGCGCTACCTCGAGTTCGACGTGCTCCACGCACTGGGTCAGCCGTACGCGCTCTACACCCAGTCTGTCGGCCCGTTCGACACGATGCCCAAGAGCCGGCTGAAGCGGATCTTCGAGGGCGCTCGCGTGACGCTCCTGCGGGGCCAGCGGAGCAAGGACTTCGTCGACGAGATCGCGCCCGCGACCCGGGCCATCGTCCGGGCCGACGCCGCCTTCGCGCTCGCCGAGGCCGACCAACTGGCGGCGGCGAGGGAGCGGACGTGGCCCGAGCGTCCGACCGTCGCCATCTCGGTCCGCGACTGGCCGCACTTCACGACGAAGGACGCCGCGGAAGGGATGGCGACCTACAAAGCGTCGGTGGCCGCCGCCGCGACGCACCTCGTCCGTCAGCACGGCGCGCGCGTCCGGTTCCTCTCGACCTGCCAGGGCCGCCCGAAGTACCGGTTCGACGACTCGGCCGTGGCGCTCGACATCGTCGGGCTCCTCGACGCGGACGTCCGCGAGGCGGTCGAGGTGGACCGGGAGGCGCGGGACCCCTACGCGATCCGCGACGCCTACGCCGAGGCCGACCTCGTGATCGCGACGCGGATGCACGCGGCCATCCTCGCCCTCGCCGCCGGCACGCCCGTTCTCGGGATCGCCTACGAGTTCAAGACGGAGGAGCTGCTGGAGGAGCTCGGCGTCGAGGGGTGGACGGAGGACATCGAGACGGTCACGCCCGACCGCCTCGTGGCCCGCGTGGACCGGGTGCTGGCGGAGCTCCCCGAAACGCGGGCGCGCCTGTTCGACGGCGTCGAGCGGATGCGGCAGAGCGCGATGGAGTCCGGGGCTCTCGTCGCCGAGGCGTTCGCCGACCGGATCGCGGCGGCGACGCGGCGGGGCTAG
- a CDS encoding CdaR family protein: protein MPDPPRPRPTLTSVRDRLRALLPSAELVDEGDEPPGRRSLAMFLSLVVALVMWFSFSMRETYPLTMRMPVVIAQTPPGSALRSRPPEVATVTLRGEGWTLLSLTRRTPTITVDAESRVVSLAAALSELGLPDGIEVQAVTPQAVELDLDTETNRRLPIRLRERIGTEVGFDLLRPPRLSPDSVTVTGAQSLLGTLDSWPTDLLVARDVEDSFTRIVALADTFGGLLRPSVEATRVQVDVGEFTEGFRDLQVEVENVPPGVLGVRFDPPRVRAVFRVPAAGDTYDRALNSPRVRAVVDFFDIARDTTRQDGQVPVSPRWPDNLDIRNVTLQPARVGYFIQRPAAPEPGDGGE, encoded by the coding sequence ATGCCCGACCCGCCGCGCCCTCGACCCACGCTGACGTCGGTCCGCGACCGGCTCCGCGCGCTCCTCCCGAGCGCCGAACTCGTGGACGAGGGCGACGAGCCGCCCGGCCGACGGAGCCTCGCGATGTTCCTGTCGCTGGTCGTCGCGCTGGTGATGTGGTTCAGCTTCAGCATGCGCGAGACGTACCCGCTCACGATGCGGATGCCGGTCGTGATCGCGCAGACGCCGCCGGGCTCGGCCCTCCGCTCGCGGCCGCCCGAGGTGGCCACGGTCACCCTCCGGGGGGAGGGCTGGACCCTCCTGTCGCTCACGCGGCGGACGCCCACCATCACGGTCGACGCCGAGAGCCGTGTCGTGAGCCTCGCCGCGGCGCTCTCCGAGCTCGGCCTGCCCGACGGCATCGAGGTCCAGGCCGTCACGCCGCAGGCCGTCGAGCTCGACCTCGACACGGAGACGAACCGGCGCCTGCCCATCCGCCTCCGCGAGCGGATCGGGACCGAGGTCGGGTTCGACCTCCTCCGCCCGCCGCGGCTCTCGCCCGACTCCGTGACGGTCACCGGTGCGCAGTCGCTCCTCGGCACGCTCGACTCGTGGCCCACCGACCTCCTCGTGGCTCGGGACGTCGAGGACTCGTTCACGCGGATCGTCGCGCTGGCGGACACGTTCGGCGGGCTGCTCCGCCCGTCCGTCGAGGCCACGCGCGTGCAGGTCGACGTCGGCGAGTTCACAGAGGGCTTCCGGGACCTCCAGGTCGAGGTCGAGAACGTGCCGCCGGGCGTGCTCGGCGTCCGGTTCGACCCGCCCCGCGTGCGGGCCGTCTTCCGCGTCCCGGCCGCCGGCGACACCTACGACCGCGCCCTCAACTCGCCCCGCGTCCGCGCCGTCGTCGACTTTTTCGACATCGCCCGCGACACGACCCGTCAGGACGGGCAGGTCCCGGTCTCGCCGCGCTGGCCCGACAACCTCGACATCCGGAACGTCACGCTCCAGCCGGCCCGCGTGGGCTACTTCATCCAGCGCCCGGCCGCGCCCGAGCCGGGGGACGGCGGGGAATAG
- a CDS encoding glycosyltransferase family 4 protein, producing MLPRVLVVTYYFPPAGGPGVQRTLKTVRYLRDAGYEPVVLTVEAGAFPSTDASLAADIPEGVEVIRTTAPDPITAYGRLSGKGADAVPTGAVSGAGIMSKLALWARANVFLPDARVGWVPFAKHAGRRILGRAERAQEAFAAVLTSGPPHSVHLVGRRLQRTGVPWVADFRDPWTEINFYGDLPMSRAARAVDRWMERRVLQGADAVTTVSPTWARLLTEQGDLPSSKVTVVHNGVDEADLGAAAGVAVRDDAFALTHVGSFYATRDPLAVWEAVRRLREAGEAEKLVIRLVGRVDESVRQSAEAAGVPVEVVPYVPHEEAVREQARAGLLLLSIEPFAADRGMITGKLYEYLASGRPVLGVGPVGGDAAALLVETRGGVLLARDDIGGIADAIRRHYDAWAGGTPLDGAPWEAVVPYTRRAQTARLAEVIRGLARRSAR from the coding sequence GTGCTCCCCCGCGTCCTCGTCGTCACGTACTACTTCCCGCCGGCCGGCGGGCCCGGCGTGCAGCGGACGCTCAAGACGGTGCGGTACCTCCGCGACGCCGGCTACGAGCCCGTCGTGCTGACCGTCGAGGCCGGCGCGTTCCCGAGCACCGACGCCAGCCTCGCGGCCGACATCCCCGAGGGCGTCGAGGTCATCCGGACGACCGCGCCGGACCCGATCACGGCCTACGGTCGGCTCTCCGGAAAGGGCGCCGACGCCGTCCCGACGGGGGCGGTCTCCGGCGCTGGCATCATGTCGAAGCTGGCGCTGTGGGCTCGGGCCAACGTGTTTCTGCCAGACGCGCGCGTCGGGTGGGTCCCGTTCGCCAAGCACGCGGGGCGGCGGATCCTGGGGCGGGCCGAGCGGGCGCAGGAGGCGTTCGCGGCCGTCCTGACGTCGGGCCCGCCGCATTCGGTCCACCTCGTCGGCCGTCGGCTCCAGCGGACGGGTGTCCCGTGGGTCGCCGACTTCCGCGACCCGTGGACCGAGATCAACTTCTACGGCGACCTCCCGATGTCGCGTGCGGCCCGCGCCGTCGACCGCTGGATGGAGCGCCGCGTCCTCCAGGGTGCCGACGCCGTCACGACCGTCAGCCCGACGTGGGCGCGGCTCCTGACGGAGCAGGGCGACCTCCCGTCGTCGAAGGTCACCGTCGTCCACAACGGTGTCGACGAGGCCGACCTCGGGGCCGCCGCGGGCGTGGCCGTCCGCGACGACGCGTTCGCGCTGACGCACGTCGGGAGCTTCTACGCGACCCGCGACCCGCTGGCCGTGTGGGAGGCCGTCCGGCGGCTGCGTGAAGCGGGCGAGGCCGAGAAGCTGGTGATCCGGCTGGTCGGCCGCGTCGACGAGTCCGTCCGCCAGAGTGCCGAGGCGGCCGGGGTGCCCGTGGAGGTCGTCCCCTACGTCCCCCACGAGGAGGCCGTCCGCGAGCAGGCGCGGGCGGGGCTCCTGCTCCTCTCCATCGAGCCGTTCGCGGCCGACCGCGGCATGATCACGGGGAAGCTGTACGAGTACCTCGCGTCGGGCCGGCCCGTCCTCGGCGTCGGCCCGGTGGGGGGCGACGCGGCGGCGCTCCTCGTCGAGACCCGCGGCGGCGTCCTCCTCGCCCGTGACGACATCGGGGGCATCGCCGACGCGATCCGCCGGCACTACGACGCCTGGGCCGGCGGCACGCCGCTCGACGGCGCGCCCTGGGAGGCCGTCGTGCCGTACACGCGCCGCGCCCAGACCGCCCGCCTCGCCGAGGTCATCCGCGGCCTCGCCCGCCGCTCGGCCCGATGA
- a CDS encoding polysaccharide biosynthesis C-terminal domain-containing protein has protein sequence MLRRLFRQSTTYAVASVVSKLTGFALLIYYGDPEYLPKAEFGYLGALDAAKALVLLVAGVGLPLGIIRFASSSDLSERERARVPATALLVAVVAGAVAAAAGWALAPLASEALVGTAARAEAVRWLSVFVGFKTVADVSYTVLRQRERAGAFVLIGVVEALLLVGAVIAFLLMGEGLTGVMKGYAVSAAVVACFVTPVLLSRVERRVEWALIRPMLLFGLPLIASGIASRFLNIGDRFLLLAYLGPEATAVYEWAARFGGVVNVFLVQSFVLAFTVLGLKSLDESGSSDLHRQSFRHFAALAGWVTLGLGLFVADVSRLLTDDPEYVATEALVLLIGGGFAFYGLYFVVVNVLYAAGRTAAVALTVGAAALLNLGLNAVLIPTMGIAGAAVATLIAYAAMALGTAWMAQSSMAVRYPWRVLVWVGALVAALFLLAQPSGEWSVPTRLALRVALAAAYVPGLFLLGVYRRDDLGRAVALVREHAGSTTEAGDPEDR, from the coding sequence ATGCTCCGCCGCCTGTTCCGCCAGAGCACGACGTACGCCGTCGCCAGCGTCGTCTCGAAGCTGACCGGCTTCGCGCTGCTGATCTACTACGGCGACCCCGAGTACCTGCCGAAGGCCGAGTTCGGCTACCTCGGCGCGCTCGACGCCGCGAAGGCGCTCGTGTTGCTGGTGGCCGGCGTCGGGCTCCCGCTCGGGATCATTCGGTTCGCCTCGTCTTCCGACCTGTCCGAGCGAGAGCGGGCGCGGGTGCCGGCGACGGCGCTCCTCGTGGCCGTCGTGGCGGGCGCCGTCGCCGCCGCGGCGGGGTGGGCGTTGGCGCCGCTCGCGTCGGAGGCGCTGGTGGGCACCGCCGCCCGCGCCGAGGCCGTCCGCTGGCTGTCCGTGTTCGTCGGCTTCAAGACCGTCGCCGACGTGTCGTACACGGTCCTTCGGCAGCGCGAGCGGGCCGGGGCGTTCGTCCTCATCGGCGTGGTCGAGGCGCTCCTGCTCGTCGGCGCGGTGATCGCGTTCTTGCTGATGGGGGAGGGGCTGACGGGCGTGATGAAGGGGTACGCGGTCTCGGCCGCCGTCGTCGCGTGCTTCGTGACGCCCGTGCTCCTGTCGCGCGTCGAGCGCCGCGTCGAGTGGGCGCTGATCCGGCCGATGCTCCTGTTCGGGCTCCCGCTCATCGCGTCCGGCATCGCCTCGCGGTTCCTCAACATCGGCGACCGGTTCCTCCTCCTGGCGTACCTCGGCCCGGAGGCCACGGCCGTCTACGAGTGGGCCGCGCGGTTCGGCGGCGTCGTCAACGTGTTCCTCGTCCAAAGCTTCGTCCTCGCGTTCACCGTCCTGGGGTTGAAGTCGCTCGACGAGTCGGGGTCGTCGGACCTCCATCGCCAGTCGTTCCGCCACTTCGCCGCGCTCGCCGGCTGGGTCACCCTCGGCCTCGGCCTGTTCGTGGCCGACGTCAGCCGCCTGCTCACCGACGACCCGGAGTACGTCGCGACCGAGGCGCTGGTCCTCCTTATCGGCGGCGGGTTCGCGTTTTACGGGCTCTACTTCGTGGTCGTCAACGTGCTCTACGCGGCGGGGCGGACGGCGGCGGTCGCGCTCACGGTCGGCGCGGCGGCGCTCCTGAACCTCGGTCTCAACGCGGTCCTCATCCCGACGATGGGGATCGCCGGCGCGGCCGTCGCCACGCTCATCGCCTACGCCGCGATGGCGCTCGGCACGGCCTGGATGGCACAGTCGTCCATGGCCGTGCGCTATCCCTGGCGCGTGCTCGTGTGGGTCGGCGCGCTCGTGGCCGCCCTTTTTCTGTTGGCTCAGCCCTCTGGGGAGTGGTCCGTCCCGACGCGGCTCGCGCTGCGCGTGGCGCTCGCGGCGGCGTACGTCCCGGGCCTGTTCCTCCTCGGTGTCTACCGGCGGGACGACCTCGGCCGGGCCGTGGCCCTCGTCCGGGAGCACGCCGGGAGCACGACCGAGGCGGGCGACCCCGAGGATCGTTGA
- the eutM gene encoding ethanolamine utilization microcompartment protein EutM, producing MPNGDIGAALGMVETRGLVGAIEAADAMVKAARVNLIGKEQIGGGFVTVMVRGDVGAVKAATDAGAAAAERVGELVSVHVIPRPHTEVEAILPGE from the coding sequence ATGCCCAACGGAGACATCGGCGCCGCCCTCGGAATGGTCGAGACGCGAGGCCTCGTCGGCGCCATCGAGGCGGCCGACGCCATGGTCAAGGCCGCCCGCGTCAACCTCATCGGGAAGGAGCAGATCGGCGGCGGCTTCGTCACCGTGATGGTCCGCGGCGACGTCGGCGCGGTCAAGGCCGCGACGGACGCCGGGGCCGCCGCCGCCGAGCGCGTCGGCGAGCTCGTGTCGGTCCACGTCATCCCGCGCCCGCACACGGAGGTCGAGGCGATCCTCCCGGGCGAGTAG
- a CDS encoding DUF4230 domain-containing protein, translated as MPESPRPRRVGIVIGLALAAALAVALALGVALVRGGSGLTEEDVRTLVQTRIESEAAEGFVVTGRLSSTLSGSSARRWRLRLLDVETGRAEVTVHVPATMTYGFSLDDFDAEAIRFREDGVVEVVLPPLSVFSVEPQLEDADVEIDLSGQARLTPSLTERTVEQTLHQVRPALRRQAEEHLDTSQQPRVNSARALRRVLASPLEAAGVNLDDVRFRFVIAPGDTLDVNAEGSRRTVPPE; from the coding sequence ATGCCTGAGTCCCCCCGTCCCCGCCGCGTCGGGATCGTCATCGGTCTCGCGTTAGCCGCGGCGCTGGCTGTCGCCCTCGCCCTCGGCGTCGCGCTCGTCCGCGGCGGCAGCGGGCTGACTGAGGAAGATGTCCGGACGCTCGTCCAGACCCGCATCGAGAGCGAGGCGGCCGAGGGGTTCGTCGTGACCGGCCGGCTGTCGTCCACGCTGTCCGGGTCGAGCGCGCGGCGCTGGCGGCTCCGGCTCCTCGACGTCGAGACGGGCCGGGCCGAGGTCACCGTCCACGTGCCGGCCACGATGACGTACGGGTTCTCGCTCGACGACTTCGACGCCGAGGCCATCCGGTTCCGCGAGGACGGCGTGGTCGAGGTCGTCCTCCCGCCGCTGAGCGTGTTCTCCGTCGAGCCCCAACTCGAGGACGCCGACGTCGAGATCGACCTGAGCGGGCAGGCCCGCCTCACGCCGTCGCTCACGGAGCGAACGGTCGAGCAGACGCTCCACCAGGTCCGCCCGGCGCTCCGGCGCCAGGCCGAGGAGCACCTCGACACGTCGCAGCAGCCCCGCGTCAACTCGGCCCGCGCGCTCCGCCGTGTCCTGGCCTCGCCCCTCGAAGCCGCCGGCGTGAACCTGGACGACGTCCGCTTCCGGTTCGTGATCGCGCCCGGCGACACGCTCGACGTCAACGCCGAGGGCTCCCGCCGCACTGTCCCTCCCGAATGA
- a CDS encoding BMC domain-containing protein gives MAEPTSVPEGALGLLETLGLVAAIEAADAMLKAADVRLVRQQRTVPGLVTHLVTGETAAVQSAVDAGAAAAERVGRVVARHVIPRPDPSVWRVFGGTARAPVPPAAPASAVSSTTPEPADDYEDRTVRELRQLARDRDDDRLRGRAIAAATKDELVAFLRASE, from the coding sequence GTGGCCGAGCCGACCTCCGTCCCCGAGGGCGCCCTCGGCCTGCTCGAGACGCTCGGGCTGGTGGCCGCCATCGAGGCGGCCGACGCCATGCTCAAGGCGGCCGACGTCCGGCTCGTCCGCCAGCAGCGGACGGTGCCGGGCCTCGTGACGCACCTCGTGACCGGCGAGACGGCGGCCGTCCAGTCGGCCGTCGACGCCGGGGCCGCCGCCGCCGAGCGCGTCGGCCGCGTCGTGGCCCGCCACGTGATCCCGCGGCCGGACCCGAGCGTGTGGCGCGTCTTCGGCGGCACCGCGAGGGCCCCGGTCCCGCCGGCCGCGCCCGCCTCGGCGGTCTCGTCGACCACGCCGGAGCCGGCTGACGACTACGAGGACCGGACGGTCCGCGAGCTCCGCCAACTCGCCCGCGACCGCGACGACGACCGGCTCCGCGGCCGGGCCATTGCCGCGGCCACCAAGGACGAGCTCGTGGCGTTCCTCCGGGCCTCCGAGTGA
- a CDS encoding EamA family transporter, which produces MLFLALAVACSLAIAVVFKVAERRDLDRTALLTVNYLAGAALAVALQGVEPPAGLSGGLVALGVGQGVLFIVGFWLFALAIREAGMGLAAGVMRLSVVVPFLASWLIWGEAPTAWQLVGLALAGGAFFLVARPAAEPPGKLGPPDLGDDSPEAGVTDGKTVGVLALLFLSGGLVDVNMKVFRESFSVAAGGTTPIATFLVFVFGVAFLVGAAVVVTTGLRTGRWPSRAAWLWGTGLGVVNYCSAEFLLRALERLDGTVAFPANSVAIVFGAALIGRVVWQERLSRANLAGLGLAAAALVLLAG; this is translated from the coding sequence ATGCTCTTCCTCGCCCTCGCGGTCGCGTGCAGCCTCGCGATCGCCGTCGTCTTCAAGGTCGCCGAGCGGCGCGACCTCGACCGGACCGCGCTGCTGACGGTCAACTACCTCGCCGGCGCCGCGCTGGCGGTGGCGCTGCAGGGCGTCGAGCCGCCGGCAGGGCTCTCGGGCGGCCTCGTCGCGCTCGGCGTGGGGCAGGGCGTCCTGTTCATCGTCGGCTTCTGGCTGTTCGCGCTCGCCATCCGCGAGGCGGGGATGGGGCTGGCGGCCGGCGTGATGCGGCTGTCGGTCGTCGTCCCGTTCCTCGCGTCGTGGCTGATCTGGGGCGAGGCGCCGACGGCGTGGCAGCTCGTCGGGCTGGCGCTGGCCGGCGGCGCGTTCTTCCTCGTCGCTCGGCCGGCCGCCGAGCCGCCCGGGAAGCTCGGCCCGCCCGACCTCGGCGACGACTCGCCCGAGGCGGGCGTGACCGATGGCAAGACAGTCGGCGTGCTCGCGCTCCTGTTCCTCTCGGGCGGCCTCGTCGACGTCAACATGAAGGTGTTCCGGGAGTCGTTCTCCGTCGCCGCCGGCGGGACGACGCCGATCGCGACGTTCCTCGTGTTCGTGTTCGGCGTGGCGTTCCTCGTCGGCGCCGCGGTCGTCGTGACGACGGGGCTGCGGACGGGCCGGTGGCCGAGCCGCGCGGCGTGGCTCTGGGGCACGGGCCTCGGGGTCGTCAACTACTGCTCGGCGGAGTTCCTGCTGCGGGCGCTGGAGCGGCTCGACGGGACGGTCGCGTTCCCGGCCAACAGCGTCGCCATCGTGTTCGGCGCGGCATTGATCGGCCGAGTCGTGTGGCAGGAGCGGCTGTCGCGCGCCAACCTCGCCGGCCTCGGCCTCGCCGCCGCCGCCCTGGTGCTGCTGGCGGGATGA